The proteins below are encoded in one region of Paramisgurnus dabryanus chromosome 2, PD_genome_1.1, whole genome shotgun sequence:
- the mcur1 gene encoding mitochondrial calcium uniporter regulator 1: MTSLYNKGKFRLISAFVSALNRKRTYHYYLSSPDTKLDLLLRSSVRLVKELSTSVQTLQYDQTKSDITKSRNRKLFFDTHAMVQLLEDSGFTTQQAEVIVRTMVNITNSNMDVMYSDMATKIQQEIMLQKVMSHIAALKKDMIILERSEFSALLADNDKIKVELLELKTQLVDVMNKRRSDIILDLNIEKSRVKEMTADFERKLIGTKNELLEMHSEQDRHVTQTNMKIDTEVAGLKTLLEAHKLDSIKYLAGSIFTCLTVVLGFYRIWM; this comes from the exons ATGACCTCTCTATACAACAAGGGGAAATTTCGCCTTATTTCTGCGTTCGTAAGTGCACTTAACAGAAAAAGGACGTATCATTATTACTTATCAAGTCCTGACACAAAGCTCGATCTGCTTTTGAGAAGTTCAGTAAGGTTGGTCAAAG AGTTAAGCACTTCAGTTCAAACTCTGCAGTATGACCAGACAAAATCTGACATCACTAAGTCTCGCAACAGGAAGTTATTTTTTGACACTCATGCAATGGTTCAACTACTGGAGGACAGCG GTTTCACAACCCAGCAGGCCGAGGTCATTGTCAGGACGATGGTGAATATCACAAATTCCAATATGGATGTCATGTACAGTGACATGGCTACCAAGATACAGCAA gAGATCATGTTACAGAAGGTTATGTCTCATATTGCTGCATTAAAAAAGGACATGATCATTCTGGAGCGGAGTGAATTCTCAGCATTACTGGCAGATAATGAT aaaatcaAGGTTGAGCTTTTAGAGTTAAAGACACAGCTTGTT GATGTGATGAACAAAAGGCGTTCAGACATTATTTTGGATCTGAATATAGAAAAAAGTCGAGTGAAGGAAATG ACTGCAGATTTTGAAAGAAAGCTTATTGGGACTAAGAATGAATTGCTTGAAATG CATTCCGAGCAGGATCGCCATGTGACACAGACAAACATGAAAATCGATACAGAGGTGGCTGGCCTGAAGACTTTGCTTGAGGCACATAAACTGGATTCCATCAAATATCTTGCAG GTTCAATATTCACATGTCTCACAGTGGTTCTTGGATTCTATCGAATTTGGATGTGA
- the dph2 gene encoding 2-(3-amino-3-carboxypropyl)histidine synthase subunit 2 isoform X2, with the protein MTDAFCSNSEAVLQRTVNVSTTTTDSQAKNLIELYQINETCHFITSNQFKKVALQFPDELLSDAVQISAEIEKETKAKTFILGDTSYGSCCVDEVAAEHVRADCIVHYGPSCLSPCQRLPLLYVFGKRPIDVQQCAAAFKELYPDCQSHVFILYDVTYTHAIADFREILCDVYPNVVVSLLKVDHSHGANLIHDSCVISDHSDSQDDRVIFKFGRQFCVKEGLRIDDYSMFYVGQEGPTLTNFMMTWNHCSFSSFDPVTCAGRVESVNINKALMKRYYAVERAKDASVVGILVGTLGVANYLTIIEQLKDIIHKAGKKSYMFAMGKINVPKLANFLEIDVYVLVACPENSLLDSSEFYRPVVTPFEMELACNRHREWTGEYVTDFRDLLPGGSSHVGLPEPNQSNNEEETTDVSLITGALRTSGLTSCTLQSSSLVPRNQTLTVANTNTAASFLAGRSWQGLEPMLGQTPVVKAVKGRRGIAIAYEEEGGSDKDSSTAPLQQ; encoded by the exons ATGACTGATGCTTTTTGCAGCAATAGTGAGGCGGTTCTTCAACGCACTGTCAATGTGTCCACCACTACAACAGACAGCCAAGCAAAAAATTTGATTGAGCTGTATCAGATAAATGAGACGTGTCATTTTATCACAAGCAATCAGTTCAAAAAG GTAGCCCTACAGTTTCCAGATGAGCTCCTGTCTGATGCTGTCCAAATCTCTGCCGAAATAGAGAAAGAAACCAAAGCAAAGACGTTTATTTTAGGAGATACGTCCTATGGCAG CTGTTGTGTGGATGAAGTAGCAGCAGAACATGTACGAGCAGACTGTATAGTGCATTATGGGCCATCATGCCTTAGCCCATGCCAAAGACTACCTCTTCTGTATGTGTTCGGAAAGAGACCTATTGATGTCCAGCAATGTGCAGCCGCCTTCAAAGAGCTTTACCCTGACTGCCAAAGTCATGTATTCATCCTTTATGATGTCACTTACACACATGCTATAG CTGATTTCAGGGAGATTTTGTGTGATGTCTACCCCAATGTTGTGGTCTCTCTTCTAAAAGTGGATCATTCCCATGGTGCTAACCTGATACACGACAGCTGTGTGATCAGTGATCACTCGGATTCACAGGATGATAGAGTAATATTTAAATTTGGTAGACAGTTTTGTGTAAAAGAGGGACTGAGGATTGATGATTACAGTATGTTCTACGTTGGCCAGGAAGGGCCGACTCTTACAAACTTTATGATGACTTGGAACCATTGTTCCTTCAGCTCATTTGATCCAGTAACGTGCGCAGGCCGAGTTGAATCTGTTAATATCAATAAGGCACTAATGAAACGTTATTATGCAGTAGAGCGTGCCAAAGATGCCAGTGTGGTGGGAATTTTGGTGGGCACGCTTGGTGTCGCCAACTACCTGACCATCATTGAACAGCTAAAGGACATCATTCACAAAGCAGGCAAAAAGAGCTACATGTTTGCCATGGGAAAGATCAATGTCCCCAAGCTAGCCAACTTCTTGGAGATCGATGTCTACGTGCTAGTTGCCTGCCCAGAAAACTCGCTGCTGGATTCAAGTGAATTTTATAGACCTGTGGTGACGCCTTTTGAGATGGAGCTGGCGTGCAATAGGCACAGAGAATGGACTGGAGAATATGTCACTGATTTCAGAGATTTACTGCCTG GTGGAAGCAGTCATGTTGGTTTACCCGAACCAAATCAGTCTAACAATGAGGAGGAGACCACTGATGTCTCACTTATCACTGGAGCTTTGCGGACCTCTGGTTTAACCAGTTGCACTTTACAGTCGTCCTCACTTGTCCCCAGGAACCAAACCCTCACCGTGGCTAATACTAATACCGCAG cATCATTTTTGGCTGGCCGTAGTTGGCAGGGACTGGAGCCCATGCTGGGACAGACACCAGTGGTGAAAGCTGTGAAAGGACGGAGAGGCATTGCAATTGCTTATGAGGAAGAGGGAGGGAGCGATAAGGACTCTTCAACAGCACCCCTTCAGCAATAA
- the dph2 gene encoding 2-(3-amino-3-carboxypropyl)histidine synthase subunit 2 isoform X1: MLFFISRVHDIREKMTDAFCSNSEAVLQRTVNVSTTTTDSQAKNLIELYQINETCHFITSNQFKKVALQFPDELLSDAVQISAEIEKETKAKTFILGDTSYGSCCVDEVAAEHVRADCIVHYGPSCLSPCQRLPLLYVFGKRPIDVQQCAAAFKELYPDCQSHVFILYDVTYTHAIADFREILCDVYPNVVVSLLKVDHSHGANLIHDSCVISDHSDSQDDRVIFKFGRQFCVKEGLRIDDYSMFYVGQEGPTLTNFMMTWNHCSFSSFDPVTCAGRVESVNINKALMKRYYAVERAKDASVVGILVGTLGVANYLTIIEQLKDIIHKAGKKSYMFAMGKINVPKLANFLEIDVYVLVACPENSLLDSSEFYRPVVTPFEMELACNRHREWTGEYVTDFRDLLPGGSSHVGLPEPNQSNNEEETTDVSLITGALRTSGLTSCTLQSSSLVPRNQTLTVANTNTAASFLAGRSWQGLEPMLGQTPVVKAVKGRRGIAIAYEEEGGSDKDSSTAPLQQ, from the exons ATG CTGTTTTTTATATCTAGAGTACATGACATCCGAGAGAAGATGACTGATGCTTTTTGCAGCAATAGTGAGGCGGTTCTTCAACGCACTGTCAATGTGTCCACCACTACAACAGACAGCCAAGCAAAAAATTTGATTGAGCTGTATCAGATAAATGAGACGTGTCATTTTATCACAAGCAATCAGTTCAAAAAG GTAGCCCTACAGTTTCCAGATGAGCTCCTGTCTGATGCTGTCCAAATCTCTGCCGAAATAGAGAAAGAAACCAAAGCAAAGACGTTTATTTTAGGAGATACGTCCTATGGCAG CTGTTGTGTGGATGAAGTAGCAGCAGAACATGTACGAGCAGACTGTATAGTGCATTATGGGCCATCATGCCTTAGCCCATGCCAAAGACTACCTCTTCTGTATGTGTTCGGAAAGAGACCTATTGATGTCCAGCAATGTGCAGCCGCCTTCAAAGAGCTTTACCCTGACTGCCAAAGTCATGTATTCATCCTTTATGATGTCACTTACACACATGCTATAG CTGATTTCAGGGAGATTTTGTGTGATGTCTACCCCAATGTTGTGGTCTCTCTTCTAAAAGTGGATCATTCCCATGGTGCTAACCTGATACACGACAGCTGTGTGATCAGTGATCACTCGGATTCACAGGATGATAGAGTAATATTTAAATTTGGTAGACAGTTTTGTGTAAAAGAGGGACTGAGGATTGATGATTACAGTATGTTCTACGTTGGCCAGGAAGGGCCGACTCTTACAAACTTTATGATGACTTGGAACCATTGTTCCTTCAGCTCATTTGATCCAGTAACGTGCGCAGGCCGAGTTGAATCTGTTAATATCAATAAGGCACTAATGAAACGTTATTATGCAGTAGAGCGTGCCAAAGATGCCAGTGTGGTGGGAATTTTGGTGGGCACGCTTGGTGTCGCCAACTACCTGACCATCATTGAACAGCTAAAGGACATCATTCACAAAGCAGGCAAAAAGAGCTACATGTTTGCCATGGGAAAGATCAATGTCCCCAAGCTAGCCAACTTCTTGGAGATCGATGTCTACGTGCTAGTTGCCTGCCCAGAAAACTCGCTGCTGGATTCAAGTGAATTTTATAGACCTGTGGTGACGCCTTTTGAGATGGAGCTGGCGTGCAATAGGCACAGAGAATGGACTGGAGAATATGTCACTGATTTCAGAGATTTACTGCCTG GTGGAAGCAGTCATGTTGGTTTACCCGAACCAAATCAGTCTAACAATGAGGAGGAGACCACTGATGTCTCACTTATCACTGGAGCTTTGCGGACCTCTGGTTTAACCAGTTGCACTTTACAGTCGTCCTCACTTGTCCCCAGGAACCAAACCCTCACCGTGGCTAATACTAATACCGCAG cATCATTTTTGGCTGGCCGTAGTTGGCAGGGACTGGAGCCCATGCTGGGACAGACACCAGTGGTGAAAGCTGTGAAAGGACGGAGAGGCATTGCAATTGCTTATGAGGAAGAGGGAGGGAGCGATAAGGACTCTTCAACAGCACCCCTTCAGCAATAA
- the garem gene encoding GRB2-associated and regulator of MAPK protein 1 gives MDLGSMLYNSLKDVTWSTTTLPLDRLVSAYRLPQIVKLDSGESVEGLRENDYLLIHSCRQWTTITAHSLEEGHYVIGPKIEIPVHYEGQFKLLEMDRDIKEPVQYYNSVEEVAKAFPERVYVMEEITFNVKMASGESNEDTEVYNITLSTGDELTLMGQAEILYAKSSREKSRFNTIFKRIGKLNSISRLGRGKMPCLICMNHRTNESISLPFQCRGRFSTCSPLELQMQEGEHTIRTIVEKTRLPVNVTVPSIPPRNPHDLHLIREGHRYKLVNIQTKTVVVCCALRSNKILPVHFPLHVSTALPRLLVPEGLLQGEAWLETVVHRWFTYCQEQFDIDDYSRAVRDVRVDWIEDSKSPKKNSTGGTGCGSTICSSGGGGSNGCSSHVHLPSSLSSARDELTQSFHRLSVCVYGNNLHGNSEVNLQGCVSLCGDCVPPEPADADYLFPELLDSSSGSLKPDVPYEELWLDHIKNHGPVLEHNEGLRGNTTVSGCTTALPYPTAGPTSALLSGDVKLPPPPVPPKSEAVKEECRLLNAPPIPPRSSKQTGSGNITVPYPPAKPRQTDTRSPSPTLSYYSSGLHKIGAEGESQNESDDQNHACYPCTWLRPDATEGSKPLPCLSPSIDASFSRLSWPNDFCGADSYKGDDFPSIHCRSYSSYPRKRTPGTPKACPSGLFDFDRRENFMGSAATSKVKKVSQPTKFCTKSTSYTMEMYRDKSSEECNTKQSQSCPILPPRTPKSNDTKKDAEPVTTTMPNVDAMELESKNCLPERSHQGTTDVSSVSFPEATGSSWQPPNNLSGLSIEEVSKSLRFISLSEDVVSLFVQEKIDGNLLLQLTEEILSEDFKLSKLQVKKLMQFINGWRPKM, from the exons ATGGACCTTGGATCGATGCTTTACAACAGTTTAAAAGATGTAACGTGGAGCACGACGACACTGCCTTTGGATAGACTTGTTAGTGCCTACAGACTACCACAGATTGTAAAGTTGGACAGCG GGGAATCAGTGGAAGGGCTGAGAGAAAATGACTACCTCTTGATTCATTCATGTCGCCAATGGACCACAATTACTGCTCATAGCCTGGAAGAGGGCCATTATGTCATCGGACCGAAAATCGAGATCCCCGTCCATTATGAGG GTCAGTTTAAGCTGCTGGAGATGGACAGGGACATTAAGGAGCCTGTGCAGTACTACAACAGTGTGGAGGAGGTGGCCAAGGCATTTCCTGAGCGAGTTTATGTCATGGAGGAAATCACATTCAATGTCAAG ATGGCATCAGGAGAGTCCAACGAAGACACTGAAGTGTACAACATTACACTGAGCACTGGGGATGAATTGACACTAATGGGCCAGGCCGAGATCCTTTATGCAAAATCGTCGCGAGAAAAATCACGTTTCAACACCATCTTCAAGCGCATCGGTAAGCTTAACTCTATAAGTAGGCTTGGGCGCGGAAAGATGCCATGCCTTATCTGCATGAACCACCGCACCAATGAGAGCATCAGCCTGCCTTTCCAGTGCCGAGGTCGCTTCAGTACCTGCTCGCCGCTGGAGCTACAAATGCAAGAAGGAGAACACACTATACGCACAATCGTGGAAAAGACCAGGTTACCCGTGAATGTCACGGTGCCCAGCATCCCGCCACGAAATCCGCATGATCTCCATTTGATCCGCGAAGGCCATCGATACAAGTTGGTCAACATCCAGACTAAGACTGTTGTTGTGTGTTGTGCGTTACGATCGAACAAAATACTGCCAGTGCATTTCCCCCTGCACGTGTCCACAGCTTTGCCACGTTTACTGGTGCCTGAAGGGCTACTTCAGGGAGAAGCTTGGCTAGAGACGGTTGTCCACCGCTGGTTTACCTATTGTCAGGAGCAGTTTGATATTGATGACTACTCCAGGGCAGTCCGCGATGTACGGGTTGACTGGATTGAGGACAGCAAGAGTCCAAAGAAAAACAGCACTGGGGGAACAGGATGTGGGAGCACGATCTGCAGCTCCGGTGGAGGCGGGAGCAATGGCTGCTCGTCACATGTACACTTGCCAAGTTCTCTAAGCTCAGCCCGAGATGAGCTCACGCAGTCATTCCAccgcctgtctgtctgtgtctacgGCAACAATCTCCACGGCAACAGTGAGGTAAATCTTCAGGGTTGCGTTAGTTTATGTGGGGATTGTGTGCCGCCAGAACCAGCGGATGCAGATTATCTGTTCCCAGAGCTGCTAGACAGTTCCTCAGGTTCGCTTAAACCAGACGTGCCGTATGAGGAGCTTTGGTTGGATCACATTAAGAATCACGGACCCGTGCTAGAACACAATGAGGGTTTGCGAGGAAACACTACTGTCTCAGGCTGCACGACTGCACTGCCATACCCCACAGCAGGACCCACAAGCGCCCTCCTCAGCGGAGATGTCAAACTACCTCCACCTCCGGTGCCTCCAAAGTCTGAAGCT GTGAAAGAGGAGTGCCGGTTGTTGAACGCTCCACCGATTCCACCACGGAGCTCCAAACAGACAGGCTCGGGCAATATCACAGTGCCATACCCTCCTGCAAAGCCACGGCAGACAGACACTCGCTCCCCAAGCCCAACACTATCCTATTACTCATCTGGCCTACACAAAAT AGGTGCAGAGGGCGAGTCGCAGAATGAGTCAGATGATCAGAACCATGCATGTTACCCATGTACCTGGCTCAGACCAGATGCCACCGAGGGCTCAAAGCCTCTCCCTTGCCTCAGTCCCTCCATCGATGCCTCTTTTTCCCGCCTTTCCTGGCCAAATGATTTCTGTGGGGCTGATTCGTATAAAGGCGATGACTTCCCTTCAATCCACTGTCGGAGTTACTCTAGTTATCCGCGCAAGAGGACACCTGGTACTCCTAAGGCTTGTCCTTCAGGGCTCTTTGACTTTGATAGGCGGGAGAATTTTATGGGGAGTGCTGCGACCTCCAAGGTCAAAAAAGTTTCCCAGCCTACCAAGTTTTGCACCAAATCCACCAGCTACACTATGGAAATGTACAGAGACAAATCCTCAGAGGAATGTAACACTAAGCAGAGCCAGTCCTGCCCAATTTTGCCACCAAGAACCCCAAAATCGAACGATACAAAGAAAGATGCAGAGCCCGTCACTACAACCATGCCCAATGTTGATGCTATGGAACTTGAGTCCAAAAACTGCTTGCCAGAAAGATCACATCAAGGCACTACAGATGTGTCCTCAGTCT
- the rgs9bp gene encoding regulator of G-protein signaling 9-binding protein, producing MPRSNNKVADDGTSARPLQEEKAMVDSLIKVVACYRHLASCVGGCTDSSSLRRDLQQTRERAQTLALSCRNHLTARLRDKTLPNDERKETELLWVAFSSCLELLHADMCKVFTMVKYFSHAGKSTMVQTGIQGGTTEVAARAMSLTDLQQTNNDTPTFSMECQEQSQLEQEIAQVDRTLEDMELKVNVLRWTVEAQGPQYADPVSTDSASLALLSINEEAAEQFCDRSQLFVAMMLCGVAVFAVLLSVCVVLLA from the exons ATGCCACGATCTAACAACAAGGTTGCAGATGATGGAACATCAGCACGACCACTACAAGAGGAGAAAGCAATGGTGGATTCCCTCATCAAG GTGGTTGCATGTTATCGGCACCTGGCCTCTTGTGTTGGTGGATGCACTGACAGCTCCAGCCTGCGGCGTGATCTTCAGCAAACGCGAGAGCGGGCCCAGACACTTGCACTGTCCTGCCGAAACCACCTCACAGCCCGGCTGAGGGATAAAACATTACCAAATGATGAGAGGAAGGAAACTGAACTGCTATGGGTGGCATTCTCCTCATGCCTGGAGCTCTTACATGCAGACATGTGCAAAGTTTTCACCATGGTCAAGTACTTTTCCCATGCCGGCAAGAGTACCATGGTACAAACAGGCATACAGG GGGGAACAACTGAAGTGGCGGCCCGGGCTATGAGTCTGACTGACCTGCAGCAGACTAATAATGACACACCAACTTTCAGCATGGAGTGTCAGGAGCAGAGTCAGCTGGAGCAGGAGATCGCACAGGTGGACCGTACTCTGGAGGACATGGAGCTGAAGGTCAATGTGCTGCGCTGGACAGTGGAAGCACAGGGGCCTCAGTATGCTGACCCTGTCAGTACCGACAGTGCCTCTTTAGCACTGCTGTCAATCAATGAGGAGGCAGCCGAACAATTTTGTGATCGTAGCCAGTTGTTTGTGGCAATGATGCTCTGCGGCGTGGCTGTCTTTGCCGTTTTGTTGTCGGTGTGTGTGGTGTTGCTGGCGTGA
- the ncf2 gene encoding neutrophil cytosol factor 2, with protein MVCSEKSFHLEAVIRGSIMSFVSTLRQWDEAVACVEQRDTDSALRIFLNIEEKTSKINYNIGCLYLNNDELDEAEKAFDRSIGKDGHLAVAFFQRGVTFYKKEKFEESLLDFQQAFKQLRGNQLIDYKPLGLTYKLYACEVLYNMGLIHAQTGKWEKAQENLLTALTLRAEAKFNHIDNALEAILKQKIYPLVEIRAGLLFKPNKHYVAELEKKDYLGKAKVVSSVVPADQFSGFAPLQPQVDDVPSTPKVPEVLRALEGEPHTVLYEFVPATKEELAVLPGNIVFVLQKGADNWASVVFNEKRGLVPYNFLEPLDITMTSKPMQIEQINENDDIPAPPRRAPPSRPVGKEGVKAVKAETKNSEELKACIVKVHFQFTIAISIAHGQPYGFILQKISSKLQLPPSALTLQYAEEDSKEKTIIEDSVMGAVWDSVKDGNLTLWCSVTEGKSVSHEKVVALYSYKTSTPEDLDFKAGNVITVLSKVNDEWLEGQCSGKIGIFPASFVKSLNG; from the exons ATGGTGTGTTCAGAGAAGAGTTTTCATTTGGAAGCAGTCATCCGAGGAAGCATCATGTCATTTGTTAGCACTCTGCGTCAGTGGGACGAGGCTGTTGCTTGTGTGGAGCAGAGAGACACTGACTCTGCTCTCAGGATATTCCTCAACATCGaagaaaaaacatctaaaaTCAACTACAACATTGGCTGTCTTTATTTAAACAACGATGAGTTAGATGAGGCTGAAAAG GCGTTTGATAGAAGTATAGGCAAAGATGGGCACCTGGCTGTGGCCTTCTTTCAGAGGGGAGTTACTTTCTACAAAAAGGAAAA GTTTGAAGAGTCTCTTCTAGATTTTCAACAGGCATTCAAACAGTTAAGAGGAAATCAACTAATAGACTATAAACCCCTGGGGCTGACATATAAACTATATGCATGTGAG GTTCTTTATAACATGGGATTGATACACGCCCAGACGGGAAAATGGGAGAAAGCTCAAGAGAACCTTCTTACTGCACTGACTCTCAGAGCAGAGGCCAAGTTCAACCATATTGACAATGCTCTGGAAGCCATACTG AAGCAGAAGATTTATCCACTGGTAGAAATTCGAGCAGGACTGCTGTTCAAACCCAATAAGCACTATGTAGCAGAACTAGAGAAAAAGGACTACCTTGGAAAAGCCAAA GTTGTGTCTTCTGTTGTACCTGCTGATCAGTTTTCTGGGTTTGCCCCACTGCAGCCTCAA GTTGATGATGTTCCATCAACACCAAAGGTGCCAGAAGTACTAAG GGCACTTGAAGGCGAGCCACACACTGTTCTCTACGAGTTTGTTCCTGCGACCAAAGAAGAATTGGCCGTGTTGCCTGGCAACATCGTTTTTGTTCTTCAAAAAGGAGCTGATAACTGGGCATCTGTTGTTTTCAACGAGAAG CGAGGTCTCGTACCTTATAATTTTCTAGAACCCTTGGATATAACCATGACATCAAAACCAATGCAG attgaacaaataaatgaaaatgatgATATACCAGCTCCACCCAGAAGAGCACCACCTAGTCGACCAGTGGGCAAAGAAGGCGTGAAGGCTGTGAAAGCAGAG ACTAAAAACAGTGAGGAACTCAAAGCGTGCATTGTGAAAGTGCACTTTCAGTTCACCATTGCCATCAGTATTGCACATGGTCAACCATATGGATTCATTCTTCAGAAGATAAGCTCTAAACTACAGCTGCCTCCATCAGCATTAACCTTACA GTATGCGGAGGAAGATTCAAAGGAAAAAACTATTATTGAGGATTCAGTAATGGGGGCTGTATGGGACAGTGTGAAGGATGGAAATCTAACATTGTGGTGTTCTGTTACTGAG GGAAAAAGCGTGTCTCACGAGAAAGTGGTTGCTCTTTACTCTTATAAAACTTCCACCCCGGAAGATCTGGATTTTAAAGCGGGAAATGTTATCACGGTTCTTTCAAAAG TCAATGACGAGTGGCTTGAGGGTCAATGCAGTGGAAAGATTGGCATATTCCCAGCATCATTTGTTAAATCCCTTAATGGGTAA